The Fibrobacter sp. UWB16 sequence GGGAAAACACGACCCGGATAGGAGTGAGCGGACGTACCACCCGGTTCGCGCATATTGTGCGTACCATGGGAACGAGGACCGCTATGGAAACCGTGGCGCTTGATAGTGCCAGAGAAACCATGACCCTTGGAGATGCCAGAGACGTTCACAGTCTTTGCATCAGCGAAGTCGGCAGCGCCGAATTCCTTGCCAACCGGCCAGGATTCGAGATCAGCGACATCAAATTCAGCGAGGTGTTCACGAACAGCCACGTCAGCCTTCTTGAAATGGCCGACTTCTGCCTTATTGGCGCGCTGTTCCTTCTTGAGACCAAAG is a genomic window containing:
- the rplC gene encoding 50S ribosomal protein L3 translates to MNGILAKKLGMTQVFTEQGECVPVTVLEAGPCVVVCHKTEEKDGYTAVQIGFGLKKEQRANKAEVGHFKKADVAVREHLAEFDVADLESWPVGKEFGAADFADAKTVNVSGISKGHGFSGTIKRHGFHSGPRSHGTHNMREPGGTSAHSYPGRVFPGKRMAGQYGNKKVTVKHLQVVKVDGDRNLIFVRGAVPGPKNSIIVVRKD